The following coding sequences lie in one Neosynechococcus sphagnicola sy1 genomic window:
- a CDS encoding fructosamine kinase family protein translates to MWTSIADHISHTTGKRLGTLVPRSVAGGCINQTYQLADSHRSYFVKLNQAQQLAMFAAEARGLHQIYQQQTIRVPQPICWGVAADSSYLVLEWLDLGAGKLPAWEAMGRALAALHQIRGSDAFGWEIANTIGTTPQINLWDSNWAAFFSRHRLGYQFQLARRRGGTVPPI, encoded by the coding sequence ATGTGGACAAGCATTGCGGATCATATTAGTCACACCACTGGGAAACGGTTGGGAACCCTGGTTCCACGATCCGTGGCGGGGGGATGTATTAATCAGACCTACCAATTGGCTGACTCCCATCGCTCCTACTTTGTGAAACTGAACCAAGCGCAGCAGCTGGCGATGTTTGCCGCAGAAGCCCGTGGTCTCCATCAGATCTACCAACAGCAGACGATTCGGGTTCCCCAACCTATCTGTTGGGGAGTGGCGGCTGATTCCAGCTATCTGGTTCTGGAATGGCTGGACTTAGGGGCGGGTAAGCTCCCTGCCTGGGAAGCCATGGGTCGAGCCTTGGCAGCCCTCCACCAGATCCGGGGCAGCGATGCCTTTGGCTGGGAGATTGCCAACACCATTGGCACCACACCCCAGATCAATCTCTGGGACAGCAACTGGGCGGCGTTTTTTAGCCGTCACCGCCTGGGTTATCAATTCCAGCTTGCCCGGAGACGGGGGGGTACAGTTCCCCCAATCTGA
- a CDS encoding prephenate/arogenate dehydrogenase, with protein sequence MKIYDSGHEVQASSMRIGIVGLGLMGGSLALDLRPLGHEILGVSRHQRTCEQAIALGMVDAASTDLALLTAAEVVFLCTPLAALEPTVGQLVPYLHPETILTDVGSVKAPIVEAISPLWPNFVGGHPMAGTAESGLEAAQPHLFVGKPYVLTAIATTPEIAITTIATLVQQLQAHLYYCLPTDHDQAVAWISHLPVMVSASLIAACCNNADTKTLKLAQALASSGFRDTSRVGGGSPELGVMMARFNRHQLLHTLCAYRNQLDQCIAWIEQEDWGSLESQLHQTQEARPQFHSALS encoded by the coding sequence ATGAAAATTTATGATAGTGGGCATGAGGTGCAGGCAAGCAGCATGAGGATAGGCATTGTTGGTCTGGGATTAATGGGAGGATCACTGGCCTTGGATCTACGACCCTTGGGGCATGAAATTCTGGGGGTGAGTCGGCATCAACGCACCTGTGAACAGGCGATCGCCCTGGGAATGGTGGATGCCGCGAGCACCGATCTGGCTCTGTTGACAGCTGCAGAGGTGGTGTTCCTCTGCACCCCACTGGCAGCCCTGGAGCCCACCGTGGGTCAGTTAGTTCCCTATCTGCATCCGGAGACGATCCTGACAGATGTGGGGTCAGTCAAAGCCCCGATCGTTGAGGCGATCTCCCCTCTGTGGCCCAACTTTGTCGGGGGACACCCCATGGCAGGTACCGCTGAAAGTGGATTAGAGGCTGCCCAGCCCCATTTGTTTGTGGGTAAACCCTACGTCCTAACTGCGATCGCCACCACGCCGGAAATCGCCATCACCACCATTGCCACACTGGTGCAGCAACTTCAAGCCCATCTGTACTACTGCCTGCCCACTGATCATGACCAAGCCGTTGCCTGGATCTCACATTTGCCAGTCATGGTCAGCGCCAGCCTGATTGCTGCCTGCTGCAACAACGCCGATACCAAGACACTGAAACTAGCTCAGGCACTGGCGAGTTCGGGATTTCGAGATACGAGTCGGGTGGGCGGCGGTAGCCCCGAGCTAGGCGTGATGATGGCTCGCTTCAATCGGCACCAACTCCTGCATACTCTTTGCGCCTATCGCAACCAACTGGATCAATGTATCGCCTGGATTGAGCAGGAAGACTGGGGTAGCCTAGAAAGCCAACTGCATCAAACCCAAGAAGCAAGGCCCCAATTTCATTCAGCACTAAGTTGA
- a CDS encoding M16 family metallopeptidase — protein sequence MSAALIPSSIPCLNTPTLHRLANGLTIIAEQIPVDAVNLSLWLPVGSAVESDTINGMAHFLEHMVFKGTPQLVSGEFERLIEERGAVTNAATSQDYTHYFITTAPQDFAELAPLQMDVVLNASIPEAAFERERLVVLEEIRRSEDNPRRRTFQRAIETAFERLPYRRSVLGPAAVVNQLTPQQMRTFHHTWYQPSGMTAVAVGNLPVDTLIQTVIDGVQQPTDGARLHPCPQDQPGVEPAFREIVRQEWVDDSLQQARLVMVWRVPGLQQQSQTYALDVLASILGHGRTARLIQDLREHQQLVSSISASNMSHVAQGVFYIAAQLPTEHLATVETAIAQQIRRLQAESVSTTEINRVRTQVVNRFVFGNETPSDRANLYGYYHALMGELESALDYPAQIQALTAADLQTAAQTYLSPDAYGVVIVRPQPA from the coding sequence ATGTCCGCAGCATTGATCCCATCCTCGATTCCTTGCTTGAATACTCCCACCCTGCACCGACTTGCCAATGGTCTGACCATTATTGCCGAGCAGATTCCGGTGGATGCTGTCAACCTCAGTCTGTGGTTACCCGTGGGTTCAGCCGTAGAGTCAGACACCATCAACGGCATGGCTCACTTTTTAGAACACATGGTGTTTAAGGGCACTCCCCAACTAGTTAGTGGTGAGTTTGAGCGACTGATTGAGGAGCGAGGTGCGGTCACCAATGCTGCCACCAGTCAGGACTATACCCACTACTTCATCACTACAGCTCCCCAAGATTTTGCGGAACTGGCTCCCCTGCAAATGGATGTGGTCTTGAATGCCAGCATTCCAGAGGCAGCCTTTGAGCGAGAACGCTTAGTGGTACTGGAAGAAATTCGTCGTTCTGAAGATAACCCACGGCGGCGGACATTTCAACGAGCCATTGAGACCGCCTTTGAGCGCCTCCCCTACCGGCGTTCGGTGTTGGGTCCCGCCGCCGTCGTTAACCAGTTAACTCCCCAACAGATGCGCACCTTCCACCACACCTGGTATCAGCCCTCAGGGATGACAGCCGTGGCGGTAGGTAACTTACCGGTTGACACCTTAATTCAAACCGTGATCGACGGGGTGCAGCAACCCACCGATGGGGCCAGACTTCACCCTTGTCCCCAGGATCAGCCAGGGGTGGAACCGGCTTTTCGGGAGATTGTGCGTCAGGAATGGGTGGATGATAGCCTGCAACAGGCTCGCTTGGTGATGGTGTGGCGAGTACCAGGGTTGCAGCAACAATCGCAGACCTATGCCCTGGATGTTCTAGCTTCAATTTTGGGACATGGACGCACAGCCCGCCTGATTCAAGATTTGCGGGAGCATCAGCAGTTGGTCTCTAGCATTTCGGCCAGCAATATGAGTCATGTGGCTCAGGGTGTGTTTTATATCGCTGCCCAGTTGCCCACCGAGCATCTGGCAACGGTGGAGACGGCGATCGCGCAACAGATCCGCCGCTTACAAGCAGAATCTGTGAGTACTACCGAGATTAACCGGGTGCGCACCCAGGTGGTAAATCGGTTTGTCTTTGGCAATGAAACCCCCAGCGATCGCGCCAATTTGTATGGTTATTACCATGCCCTGATGGGAGAGTTGGAATCGGCGTTGGATTATCCGGCACAGATTCAGGCACTAACCGCCGCAGACTTACAGACAGCGGCTCAGACCTATTTATCCCCAGATGCCTATGGGGTAGTGATTGTCAGGCCACAGCCTGCTTGA
- a CDS encoding pentapeptide repeat-containing protein, producing the protein MQRINAADLLAEYARGRRNFNAIDLNAADLFEAKLPGINFQAANLSQVYLPYANLNQANLSQANLQSAQLSATQLYRVNLSQANLQGADLSRANLRHANLQGADLSGANLHGADLYSADLSTANLKTADLSQANLENANLRDTQFAGANLARARKADLTQAFLDGGTIHPDGHRGDGIKL; encoded by the coding sequence ATGCAGAGGATAAATGCAGCAGACCTCCTGGCTGAGTATGCTAGGGGTCGGCGAAACTTCAATGCCATCGATTTAAATGCCGCCGATCTATTTGAAGCAAAACTTCCAGGTATTAATTTTCAAGCGGCAAACCTGTCTCAGGTCTACTTGCCCTATGCAAACTTAAACCAGGCCAATCTCTCTCAGGCAAACCTCCAGTCAGCCCAACTGAGTGCAACCCAGCTTTATCGAGTGAATCTCTCTCAGGCCAACTTGCAGGGAGCTGATCTCTCCCGTGCTAACCTGCGTCATGCCAATTTACAGGGGGCTGATCTCTCAGGAGCCAACTTGCATGGAGCCGATCTATACAGTGCAGATCTGAGTACTGCCAACCTGAAAACAGCCGATCTCAGCCAAGCCAACCTAGAGAATGCCAACCTCAGAGACACTCAGTTTGCTGGAGCTAATCTCGCCCGAGCACGGAAAGCTGACCTAACCCAGGCATTTCTAGACGGGGGAACCATCCATCCAGATGGGCACCGAGGAGACGGAATCAAGTTATAG
- a CDS encoding aminopeptidase P family protein, with protein sequence MTSILTPPVHLESVQFKLSGLRTLMAAHGLEGYLIPSADEHLNEYVPTSKQRRSWLSGFTGSAGDCLISSDQAWLFVDARYYQQADLEVDPTLIQVCKLELSGHKTLLETLESLGYESMEKGKSFGMGFDPFTVSVEQVRAWERQLEPTGVELIPIPGNLVDQVRADQGADVPPDDTSPVFALPAAIAGEAFATKLQRVRDALKQAKVGLLPITKLDQIAWVFNLRGWDVPYNPVLIAYAVITLDAVFLFTNLQRLDQQVRQTLQPLVTLLPYEAYPATLQKLTAQLQPPRVLVDLKQTTLGTYQLLTPKAGADQVMLKIVEAVNPIEGMKACKNTTEIAQMQQANLKASRAKVRTLKWIADQQITGQSMTEADVAVAIAQFYRQETEFQGLSFPPISAVGANSSIVHYGTPDPEVVLQPGCWLLLDSGAQYLMGTTDDTRTLVIGDPTPRQIACYTEVLKAHINCAMQRFPKGTTGIQLDGITRADLWQAGLDYGHGTGHGVGAFLNVHEGPNGISKRAQEPLVPGMINSIEPGYYEPGWGGIRLENLYVVRELTVEAVGHSTPVPWYGFEPLTFIPFEPRLIDLEQLESRQRQWLGDYHAAVVAQLTPTLTADEAAWLQAACRL encoded by the coding sequence ATGACATCCATCTTGACCCCTCCTGTCCATCTGGAATCTGTGCAGTTTAAGTTGTCTGGACTGCGAACGTTGATGGCAGCCCATGGGTTAGAGGGGTATCTGATCCCCTCCGCCGACGAACATCTCAACGAGTATGTACCGACTTCTAAGCAGCGTCGATCTTGGCTCAGTGGGTTTACTGGCTCGGCGGGAGATTGTTTGATCAGCTCAGACCAGGCCTGGTTATTTGTGGATGCTCGCTACTATCAGCAGGCAGATTTAGAAGTTGATCCAACGCTGATTCAGGTTTGCAAGCTGGAGTTATCTGGGCATAAAACCCTCTTAGAAACCCTGGAAAGCTTGGGTTACGAATCCATGGAGAAGGGGAAGAGTTTCGGGATGGGATTTGATCCATTTACCGTATCGGTTGAGCAAGTTCGCGCCTGGGAACGGCAGTTGGAGCCTACTGGGGTCGAACTGATACCCATCCCTGGCAATCTCGTGGATCAGGTCAGAGCCGATCAGGGCGCTGATGTTCCTCCCGACGATACGTCCCCTGTTTTTGCCTTGCCAGCGGCGATCGCTGGGGAGGCCTTCGCCACTAAACTTCAGCGGGTGCGAGATGCTTTAAAGCAGGCGAAGGTGGGTTTATTGCCGATCACGAAGCTGGATCAAATTGCCTGGGTGTTTAATCTCCGGGGCTGGGATGTGCCCTACAACCCAGTGTTGATTGCCTATGCGGTAATCACCCTGGATGCTGTCTTTCTGTTCACTAACCTGCAACGGCTTGATCAGCAGGTGCGCCAGACTCTGCAACCCCTAGTGACGCTGTTGCCCTATGAAGCCTATCCCGCCACGTTGCAGAAATTGACAGCCCAACTTCAACCTCCCCGGGTGCTGGTTGATCTGAAGCAAACTACCCTGGGCACTTACCAACTGCTTACCCCTAAGGCTGGGGCGGATCAGGTAATGCTGAAAATTGTGGAAGCTGTCAACCCCATTGAGGGGATGAAGGCCTGTAAAAACACCACTGAAATTGCCCAAATGCAGCAGGCCAACCTCAAGGCCAGTCGGGCTAAAGTTCGGACTTTAAAGTGGATAGCCGATCAACAAATCACCGGCCAATCGATGACGGAAGCAGATGTCGCGGTGGCGATCGCTCAATTTTATCGTCAGGAAACTGAATTTCAAGGCTTGAGCTTTCCCCCGATCTCGGCGGTGGGAGCCAATAGTTCCATTGTTCACTATGGCACCCCTGATCCTGAAGTGGTGTTGCAACCGGGCTGCTGGTTACTGCTGGATTCCGGTGCCCAATACTTGATGGGAACCACCGATGATACCCGAACCCTGGTCATTGGCGACCCCACCCCCCGGCAAATTGCCTGCTACACCGAAGTCCTAAAAGCCCATATCAATTGTGCGATGCAGCGTTTTCCCAAGGGCACCACTGGAATTCAACTGGATGGAATTACCCGCGCTGACCTCTGGCAGGCAGGGTTAGATTATGGTCACGGTACGGGTCATGGCGTCGGTGCCTTCTTAAATGTTCATGAAGGGCCGAATGGGATTAGCAAACGTGCCCAAGAGCCATTGGTGCCAGGGATGATCAACAGCATTGAGCCGGGTTACTATGAACCGGGCTGGGGGGGTATTCGCTTAGAAAACCTCTATGTGGTGCGGGAGCTAACCGTCGAGGCAGTTGGTCATTCAACCCCAGTACCCTGGTATGGCTTTGAACCTCTGACCTTCATTCCCTTTGAGCCACGCTTGATTGATCTGGAACAACTGGAATCGCGGCAGCGGCAATGGCTAGGGGATTACCATGCCGCCGTGGTCGCCCAGCTCACTCCCACCCTAACGGCGGATGAAGCGGCTTGGTTGCAAGCTGCCTGTCGACTCTAA
- a CDS encoding fructosamine kinase family protein, with translation MPGDGGVQFPQSEALLTALPNLLHHQPHPSLVHGDLWSGNAAVTVTGVPVMFDPATYWGDREVDLAMTELFGGFPPDFYRGYQAVFPLETGYQHRKVIYNLYHILNHFNLFGGSYEAQANRMIAQILS, from the coding sequence TTGCCCGGAGACGGGGGGGTACAGTTCCCCCAATCTGAAGCGCTTTTGACCGCCCTTCCCAATCTGCTCCATCACCAGCCTCACCCCTCCCTTGTCCACGGGGATCTGTGGTCAGGGAATGCTGCGGTGACGGTGACAGGCGTACCGGTGATGTTTGATCCAGCAACCTATTGGGGCGATCGCGAAGTCGATCTGGCAATGACCGAATTATTTGGCGGCTTCCCCCCAGATTTTTATCGGGGTTACCAGGCTGTTTTTCCTTTAGAGACAGGCTACCAGCACCGGAAGGTGATCTATAACCTTTATCACATTCTCAATCACTTCAATCTGTTTGGGGGGAGCTATGAAGCTCAGGCAAATCGGATGATTGCCCAGATTTTGAGCTAG